AGCGGTCACGGCTCCCGGGTCAAAGACTTGAACGGCGACGAGGCCGACGGCTGCGACGAAGCGCTGGTGCCATATGACCTCGACAACCTTCTGATCGACGACGAACTGGGCGAGGCGATTGCCGCCCTGCCGAGCAACAACGTCTTGGTGGTACTGGACAGCTGCTTTAGCGGCACCGCCACAAAATCGCAAATCACTGGGCAAAGTGCTGGAAGCCGCCTGCGCCCCAAAGTGCTGCAAAAGAGCGGCGCTATGGCCTGCGACAAGGCGATTAACATCAGCAAGGGCGCGCGCGGCACGGGGGTTGTCGGCCTGAAAGAAGAGAGCCTCCGGGTAATTCCCACCCCTGCCGACCCTGCGCCCACCGCTCGCAACCAAACCTTGATTGAATTTGACGCCGCCGCGCCCAACGAAGTGGCCCTGACCGATGAGGGCGGCAGCTTGTTTACCCTGGGACTGCACGAAAAAGTCATGGCCACCAAGGGGCCGGTCAGCTTCGCCGAATTGCGCGAGTATACGGCCCAGTACATCCGTACCAAAGTCAACGCGTTGGGTGACATCGGCTTTCTGGCCTACCATCCGCAGCTCCAAGGCCCCGAAGCGCTGCTCAGTCAGAATATGTTGCAGTTTGGCCGTGCTGCGCAGGCCGCCCCGTCACTGCCCGAAATCACTGCTGTTAACTCTGGGCGCGAGCTGCTTGACCGCTACCTCAACACCAGCGCTTTTAAGGTGGAGATCCACAGCAATCAGCCAAC
This genomic window from Deinococcus detaillensis contains:
- a CDS encoding caspase family protein, encoding MFGTRHHRRVSFPTAIVVLAAALFASQAQAEDRALLIGIGQYQGGVTLPGVSDDPVLMRDIVKKMGFADNQIKLLEDRDATKAGILSSMKNWLGQSKAGERVVFYFSGHGSRVKDLNGDEADGCDEALVPYDLDNLLIDDELGEAIAALPSNNVLVVLDSCFSGTATKSQITGQSAGSRLRPKVLQKSGAMACDKAINISKGARGTGVVGLKEESLRVIPTPADPAPTARNQTLIEFDAAAPNEVALTDEGGSLFTLGLHEKVMATKGPVSFAELREYTAQYIRTKVNALGDIGFLAYHPQLQGPEALLSQNMLQFGRAAQAAPSLPEITAVNSGRELLDRYLNTSAFKVEIHSNQPTYKLGEAIRYQIYSSDDGYLNLLELDEQGNIAVLFPNKYNPNNQIIGGETNRFPSLQFGNYDFRAVEPYGKTRVVALITPEPLNLYNAPGNINGDFRVLLNVAQFQKLAAMLKATGVMPLPTGTTFGASSADIEVRP